The window TTATTCTATCTTGGTTTAACACTAGTTGTCATTGGAAGCTGGATTGATGGGGCCGCTGTTATTATGGCGTATGCAAAATGGCGAAAAGCTAATCCAGGAAAACCAAGTCCATTATTAACCTTTATGGCCGTTGTAAATACGATTATGTGGGATGTAGCTACTATTGGGGTAGCAGCTTCTATGCTCACTCAATTATTGCCATGGTCATTAGGATTAATTGATACTGTAGATGTTCTTGTGACACGGACACTATTCTGGTATTTTGGTCACCCGCTTGTATATTTCTGGCTACTGCCTGCTTATATGGCGTGGTATGTCGTTATACCAAAGGTTATCGGGGCAAAAATTTTCTCCGATTCATTAGCAAGGATGTCCTTTATCCTATTCTTATTATTCTCAATTCCGGTTGGATTTCACCATCAGTTAACAGAGCCTGGAATTGACCCTGCTTGGAAGTTTTTACAGGTTATCTTAACATTTTTAGTTGTCATTCCTTCACTCATGACGGCTTTCTCATTGTTCGCAACCTTTGAAAAACACGGCCGTTCAATGGGAGCTAAAAGTCTGTTTGGTTGGTTGAAAATGCTTCCATGGGGTGATGCACGCTTTATCGTTCCGTTCATTGGAATGCTAGCTTTTATTCCAGCCGGAGCCGGCGGGCTTGTTAATGCTTCACACCAAATGAACCAGGTTGTTCATAATACCATTTGGGTAACTGGTCACTTCCATTTAACTTTAGCAACTGCAGTTGTCTTAACTTTCTTTGGAATCGCTTACTGGCTAGTTCCACATATCACAGGTCGTACGCTTTCAAAAGCGATGAATAAATTAGCC of the Bacillus tuaregi genome contains:
- a CDS encoding b(o/a)3-type cytochrome-c oxidase subunit 1 gives rise to the protein MISPSTLIKIDRRDGKLAMAHFYVAFTALAIGGLAGLLQVLVRTGKLELPAPITYYQILTVHGVVLGLVLTTFFILGFQLAATSRTAGTLTAGQRRTGWIGFWLMTIGTVMTATMILLNEASVLYTFYAPLKAHFLFYLGLTLVVIGSWIDGAAVIMAYAKWRKANPGKPSPLLTFMAVVNTIMWDVATIGVAASMLTQLLPWSLGLIDTVDVLVTRTLFWYFGHPLVYFWLLPAYMAWYVVIPKVIGAKIFSDSLARMSFILFLLFSIPVGFHHQLTEPGIDPAWKFLQVILTFLVVIPSLMTAFSLFATFEKHGRSMGAKSLFGWLKMLPWGDARFIVPFIGMLAFIPAGAGGLVNASHQMNQVVHNTIWVTGHFHLTLATAVVLTFFGIAYWLVPHITGRTLSKAMNKLAILQGVLWAIGMTFMSMAMHAAGLLGAPRRSAFSEYGGATQAAEWIPYQIAQAVGGSILFISIILMLYIFINLAFFAPKGEQEFPVAEVDSDAEKTPLVFENWKLWIGITALLVIFAYTLPFIDMIQNAPPGSKGYKLW